Proteins from one Desulfonema limicola genomic window:
- a CDS encoding class I SAM-dependent methyltransferase, whose protein sequence is MQHDNSIWFGKEKRREQLDDYVVQKQTASFGFEKMHEKEKVGRVRHHFNSVAGNYDIMNTLLSFGIHYLWKRTGIKMLGLKPGDKVLDVCGGTGDLSVSASKITGPSGQVVLYDINWEMMKAGRFKKTNAAYRKNIIYVQGDAELISFPDNTFDAVMVGYAMRNLTHMKQGFREMYRVLKPGGRFICLEFSKPVSPWFCRLYDFYSFNIMPWLGDLIVGSKTAYTCLPETIRLFPLPDELASILEKTGFSKVEYKIMTNGISVVHAGEK, encoded by the coding sequence ATGCAGCATGACAATTCAATATGGTTTGGAAAAGAAAAACGCCGGGAACAACTGGACGATTATGTGGTACAAAAACAAACTGCAAGCTTTGGCTTTGAAAAGATGCACGAAAAAGAAAAGGTTGGCCGGGTCAGGCATCATTTTAACTCTGTTGCTGGAAATTATGATATAATGAATACTCTTTTAAGTTTTGGTATTCATTATTTGTGGAAACGAACAGGCATTAAAATGCTTGGTTTAAAACCAGGGGACAAGGTTCTTGATGTTTGCGGGGGTACAGGAGATTTATCTGTTTCAGCATCAAAAATTACAGGACCTTCAGGCCAGGTGGTACTCTATGACATTAACTGGGAGATGATGAAAGCAGGACGTTTTAAAAAAACCAATGCAGCTTATAGAAAAAATATTATCTATGTACAAGGAGATGCAGAACTTATTTCATTTCCTGACAACACCTTTGATGCAGTCATGGTGGGATATGCCATGCGAAATCTGACACATATGAAACAGGGTTTCAGGGAAATGTACAGGGTTCTTAAACCTGGAGGCAGATTTATCTGCCTTGAGTTTTCAAAACCTGTTTCACCCTGGTTTTGCAGGCTTTATGATTTTTATTCATTTAATATCATGCCCTGGCTTGGAGATTTAATTGTAGGTTCAAAAACAGCTTATACCTGTCTTCCTGAAACAATACGCCTGTTTCCCCTGCCTGATGAACTTGCATCTATTTTAGAAAAAACAGGCTTTTCAAAGGTTGAGTATAAGATAATGACAAATGGTATTTCTGTTGTTCATGCAGGGGAAAAATAG
- a CDS encoding NAD(P)/FAD-dependent oxidoreductase codes for MNNQLQKSTVLQENSKVAIIGGGPAGAFFAIQLLDQAKQACKNISVIIIEKKGFLKSGNTRCMLKGCNYCAGEISPQLHKALLELNITLPRELICQEFTHIWFHSLWKNFPLKIPPGQKMYSIFRGTLPPGRSDIEQGFDNFILQKAIKQGAEAVFGEAVNIKYNALGKPLLSVKKPSGDIYTIESDFTAICTGINSKNNFFQSYKKINPQFIQPKTRPALIFELNPGQDYLKKYMDKEIYFIKSGSKDLQLEYIALIPKGKWLTVAIIGKSIDRASSSRDIDKIIKAFFFIPSIKTILPHMTHKNTPVSCICTPYMAIKPAKQPFSNKTAMTGDALGARLYRDGLYSAFISGQKLAETVINTGTDKQSLLQGYGPVIQWLKKDNFFGILIFEITRIVLNSPILSRILYQAFATEMKFKQTQKWYLGNLFLKTATGAADYQAVLLKFISAPVIRSILTGTCKTGRNILTELFFNIKWEDYGRYPTVIIKEKRDYIKKSIAAHLGINLDHTPEMERMYAIKIRASSEVIFQELGRFGDVKGKFLRLRFVDVKRISGKPNQEGAVVSYCAKNLPVSMDIRLKRSIPGQTLFYEPEELFAVNGKLIFEIRPTIDGNNRLVIYTGFDFKKGDNIVSRIFWKYFKKFFPEYAHDVVWNHAICCIKGEAEKHNP; via the coding sequence ATGAATAACCAGCTCCAAAAATCAACAGTATTACAGGAAAACAGCAAGGTTGCAATTATTGGAGGAGGGCCTGCTGGTGCTTTTTTTGCCATTCAACTGCTTGACCAGGCAAAGCAGGCCTGTAAAAATATCTCTGTTATTATTATAGAAAAAAAAGGATTCTTAAAATCTGGTAATACCAGGTGTATGCTCAAAGGCTGTAATTATTGTGCCGGCGAAATTTCTCCTCAGCTTCATAAAGCATTGTTAGAACTAAATATCACCCTTCCCCGGGAGCTGATATGTCAGGAATTTACCCATATATGGTTTCACAGCCTGTGGAAGAATTTCCCTCTTAAAATTCCGCCCGGGCAGAAAATGTATTCCATATTCAGGGGAACCCTTCCCCCTGGAAGATCGGATATTGAACAAGGGTTTGATAATTTTATTTTACAAAAAGCTATAAAACAGGGAGCAGAGGCAGTTTTTGGAGAAGCTGTAAACATTAAATACAATGCTTTGGGAAAACCTCTTTTAAGTGTTAAAAAACCTTCAGGAGATATTTATACCATAGAATCTGATTTTACAGCTATTTGCACAGGGATTAATTCAAAAAACAATTTTTTCCAGTCATATAAAAAAATCAATCCCCAGTTTATACAGCCAAAAACAAGACCTGCCCTTATATTTGAATTAAATCCAGGACAAGATTACCTGAAAAAATATATGGATAAAGAGATTTACTTTATTAAATCAGGTTCAAAAGATTTGCAGCTTGAATATATAGCCCTGATTCCCAAAGGAAAATGGCTTACAGTTGCAATTATAGGAAAAAGCATTGACAGGGCATCCTCATCAAGGGACATTGATAAGATTATTAAAGCTTTTTTTTTCATCCCTTCCATTAAAACCATTCTTCCACATATGACCCATAAAAACACCCCTGTTTCCTGTATATGCACACCATATATGGCAATAAAACCTGCAAAACAGCCTTTTTCAAACAAAACAGCAATGACAGGTGATGCACTGGGTGCAAGGCTTTACAGAGACGGCCTTTATTCTGCATTTATATCAGGGCAAAAACTTGCTGAAACTGTTATTAATACAGGCACAGATAAACAAAGCCTGTTACAGGGATACGGACCTGTAATACAATGGCTGAAAAAGGATAATTTTTTCGGCATCCTGATCTTTGAAATAACTCGAATAGTCTTGAATTCACCCATTCTCAGCAGGATTTTATACCAGGCATTTGCTACTGAGATGAAATTTAAACAAACCCAAAAATGGTATCTTGGAAATCTTTTTCTCAAAACAGCAACCGGGGCTGCTGACTATCAGGCTGTATTACTCAAATTCATAAGCGCCCCTGTAATCCGCTCTATTCTCACAGGTACTTGCAAAACTGGAAGAAATATACTGACAGAATTGTTTTTTAACATAAAATGGGAAGATTATGGCAGATATCCTACTGTAATTATAAAAGAAAAACGTGATTATATTAAAAAATCCATTGCAGCTCATCTGGGAATAAATCTTGACCATACACCAGAGATGGAGCGCATGTATGCCATAAAGATCAGGGCATCATCAGAAGTCATATTTCAAGAGCTTGGCAGGTTCGGGGATGTAAAAGGAAAATTTCTCAGGCTCAGGTTTGTGGATGTTAAAAGAATATCAGGAAAGCCAAACCAGGAAGGTGCAGTAGTCAGCTACTGCGCAAAAAATCTTCCTGTTTCAATGGATATCCGGCTTAAAAGGTCTATTCCAGGACAAACCTTATTTTATGAACCTGAAGAACTTTTTGCAGTAAACGGAAAACTGATCTTTGAAATCCGCCCTACCATAGACGGCAATAACCGGCTGGTTATATACACAGGGTTTGATTTCAAAAAAGGAGACAACATTGTTTCCAGGATATTCTGGAAATACTTTAAAAAATTTTTTCCTGAATATGCCCATGATGTGGTCTGGAATCATGCCATATGCTGTATAAAAGGAGAAGCTGAAAAACATAATCCATAA